In Phoenix dactylifera cultivar Barhee BC4 chromosome 11, palm_55x_up_171113_PBpolish2nd_filt_p, whole genome shotgun sequence, the following are encoded in one genomic region:
- the LOC103714909 gene encoding auxin-responsive protein IAA10-like, whose protein sequence is MGGTGEDCHPLRLLRGTKRGKDAAASSKANKPSFRFLGHRPPPSTQRSKRKRNPLPIPRPFLVFSLSLIIIAPPSLTPSTTEEAVEDYVGLSEAASSHPATAEEAAEEGRRDEDEEDLELGLSLGAEEGRRDEDEEDLELGLSLGAKNAARGGGGKVAAAPWGQSCRILTANDFPSLVYRPSPRSSSTSSVSSSSSAALAGGAGGDGVAGTKRAADAVAPDVVGSDRPPSQAVVGWPPIRAFRMNSLFNQSKDNTSGTNSAAHKKTNSSNTNMKEANGIDGRDNKGRAAGCSRFVKVNMDGDPIGRKVDLNAHRSYETLALALELMFHKPAMALSTCCVYGVKASKLWGGSYEFALTYEDKDGDLMLVGDVPWGMFLDTVKRLRIMRTSDARGLSARFQSSNNSYKP, encoded by the exons cgtcgtcgaaAGCCAACAAGCCCTCTTTCCGTTTTCTCGGCCACCGCCCTCCACCCTCAACCCAGAGATCGAAGAGAAAACGGAACCCCCTCCCCATTCCTCGTCCATTCctcgtcttctctctctctctcatcatcATCGCCCCCCCCTCCCTAACCCCCTCCACCACGGAGGAGGCGGTGGAGGACTACGTGGGGCTCTCGGAGGCCGCCTCCTCGCACCCCGCCACcgcggaggaggcggcggaggaggggaggagagaTGAGGACGAGGAGGACCTGGAGCTGGGGTTGAGCCTTGGGGCggaggaggggaggagagaTGAGGACGAGGAGGACCTGGAGCTGGGGTTGAGCCTTGGGGCGAAGAATGCCGCCCGCGGTGGTGGCGGCAAGGTGGCGGCTGCGCCGTGGGGGCAGtcttgcaggattctgactGCCAATGACTTCCCTTCTCTGGTGTACCGTCCTTCGCCTAGGTCGTCCTCCACATCCTccgtttcctcctcctcctccgctgcTTTAGCCGGTGGAGCCGGCGGCGACGGCGTCGCCGGCACTAAGAGGGCCGCGGACGCCGTTGCTCCGGACGTCGTCGGATCCGATCGCCCACCCAG TCAGGCAGTGGTGGGATGGCCACCTATAAGGGCATTCAGGATGAACAGCTTGTTTAACCAATCGAAAGACAACACCTCTGGGACTAATTCTGCCGCCCACAAGAAGACCAACAGCAGCAACACCAATATGAAGGAAGCCAATGGGATCGATGGTCGGGATAACAAAGGGAGGGCTGCTGGGTGCTCTCGCTTTGTTAAGGTGAACATGGATGGAGATCCTATTGGGAGGAAGGTGGATCTCAATGCTCATCGCTCTTATGAAACCCTTGCGCTCGCTCTGGAGCTCATGTTTCACAAACCCGCGATGGCCCTCAGTACCTGTTGCGTCT ATGGTGTGAAGGCCTCAAAGTTGTGGGGGGGCTCCTATGAATTTGCTCTTACTTATGAAGACAAGGATGGGGACTTGATGCTGGTTGGAGATGTCCCTTGGGG GATGTTCTTGGACACTGTCAAGAGACTTAGAATTATGAGGACCTCCGATGCCCGTGGGCTTT CTGCAAGGTTCCAATCCTCCAATAACTCTTACAAGCCTTGA